In the genome of Christensenella timonensis, one region contains:
- a CDS encoding peptidylprolyl isomerase: MVLMKIKGGGTIKIKLDENAAPKTVENFKKLVSEGFYDGLTFHRVIKGFMIQGGCPNGTGTGGPGYSIEGEFASNGVENPLKHKRGVISMARSMDPNSAGSQFFIMHADAPHLDGQYAAFGKVTEGMDIVDEIASMKTDFSDKPLADIVIEKVTLEEE, from the coding sequence ATGGTTCTTATGAAGATCAAAGGCGGCGGGACGATTAAAATCAAACTCGACGAGAATGCTGCCCCGAAAACAGTAGAAAATTTCAAGAAACTCGTGTCAGAGGGCTTCTATGACGGACTTACGTTCCACCGGGTCATCAAAGGATTCATGATACAGGGCGGCTGCCCAAACGGAACGGGAACAGGCGGCCCCGGATATTCGATCGAAGGCGAATTCGCCTCCAATGGAGTCGAAAATCCTTTGAAGCACAAGCGTGGCGTGATCTCTATGGCGCGCAGCATGGATCCGAATTCGGCGGGATCACAGTTTTTTATCATGCATGCTGACGCACCCCACCTGGACGGTCAATATGCGGCGTTTGGCAAGGTGACGGAAGGCATGGACATCGTAGATGAGATCGCTTCCATGAAAACGGATTTTTCCGATAAACCCCTTGCCGATATCGTGATCGAAAAAGTGACTCTGGAAGAAGAATAA
- a CDS encoding glucosaminidase domain-containing protein — MSTTKWMKNGLILLGTFFLITILMLGMATPAYAEELPEAAGTATEEEHVEGQTIETRQSMTIMKTEVKDIPAENGETVTVLASGAEIGVYMTDVNDSWDAILLDGEIRYIPAANAALTASAYEYEYGSNLTRLTAYSPEQLEQLLDGTELSGLGTTFAEMESKYGVNALFLISITKQESGSGSSSLARRQNNLGGLKNGRGGYMAFDTKADCVDYMAQLLGSKYLTEGGRLYSGTSVKDVARRYCEQSSSWTAAIENLMKEGYNKIIKTA; from the coding sequence TTGAGTACCACAAAATGGATGAAGAATGGATTGATCCTTTTGGGAACATTCTTCTTGATCACGATTCTAATGCTGGGCATGGCCACTCCGGCCTATGCGGAAGAACTGCCGGAAGCGGCAGGGACGGCAACGGAAGAAGAGCATGTGGAAGGACAAACAATTGAAACGCGGCAAAGCATGACAATCATGAAGACGGAAGTGAAAGATATCCCGGCAGAAAACGGCGAGACGGTGACGGTCCTGGCATCGGGAGCGGAGATCGGCGTATATATGACGGATGTGAACGACAGCTGGGACGCGATCCTGCTCGATGGGGAGATCAGGTACATTCCCGCAGCAAACGCAGCCCTGACAGCTTCTGCCTATGAGTATGAATATGGATCGAACCTGACGAGGCTGACGGCGTACAGCCCGGAACAGCTGGAGCAATTGCTGGACGGGACAGAGCTATCCGGACTGGGAACAACGTTTGCGGAGATGGAAAGTAAATATGGCGTGAACGCGCTGTTCCTGATCAGTATCACAAAGCAGGAAAGCGGAAGCGGATCGAGCTCGCTCGCCCGCAGGCAAAACAACCTGGGCGGTTTGAAAAACGGACGCGGGGGATATATGGCCTTTGACACCAAGGCGGACTGCGTAGACTATATGGCGCAGCTGCTGGGGTCGAAATATCTGACGGAAGGCGGAAGGCTGTATTCCGGGACATCGGTAAAAGATGTTGCACGCCGGTACTGCGAGCAGTCCTCATCCTGGACGGCAGCAATCGAAAACCTGATGAAGGAAGGCTACAATAAGATTATCAAAACAGCATAA
- a CDS encoding B12-binding domain-containing radical SAM protein, producing MIRKIRFLEPGNLPYRVSLKNLYTYDKYIRTPGTGLMTLATIARSLVADTLMYSESISKIKWADVLDADIVLIGVFTFNANRGYELARYVRQNSHALVVLGGLHASMNYPEAVKYCDYVLLGEGDESILELIRAANDGKPMDFPGLAYFKDGKAVCTGKREPPENIDTVPDRNILYRYHKMAWHLTIWPQVHAFRGCPHNCNYCALVRHFGRRVRTRSPQSVIEDIKQAIAFHAPKGLRWIRHVLWITDDNFFAERDWAISVLNAIIDSGIKYYFTIQARFEVGFDDEMLVLLRKAGVIELSMGIEFLEDEAFETYHKKSTREDIIRSIKNIQRHGISVRGLFIFGADNHTRGVGKRLAEFVIENKINGMLIQSMCFVPGTPVYEQDKERLIHEDWSKYNGNVVHYPKKITPYELQQEIVDASNRVYTKRRLLHALFHGFWIHRIQFLGEYFWQKSICRDLKQELPYLKEVSRRQEEPAESH from the coding sequence ATGATTCGCAAAATACGGTTTTTGGAGCCGGGGAACCTTCCTTACAGGGTCTCTTTAAAAAATCTGTACACCTATGATAAATATATCCGCACGCCGGGCACGGGGCTGATGACGCTGGCTACGATTGCCCGTTCCCTTGTTGCGGATACCTTGATGTACAGCGAATCTATTTCCAAAATCAAATGGGCGGACGTCCTTGATGCAGATATTGTATTGATTGGCGTCTTTACGTTCAATGCGAACCGGGGGTATGAGCTTGCACGTTACGTCAGGCAGAATTCCCATGCGCTTGTCGTACTGGGAGGGCTGCACGCTTCCATGAATTACCCGGAGGCCGTTAAGTACTGCGATTATGTGCTGCTCGGGGAAGGTGACGAATCCATCCTTGAACTGATCCGTGCGGCAAACGACGGAAAGCCCATGGATTTTCCAGGACTCGCATATTTCAAAGACGGCAAGGCCGTTTGTACGGGAAAGCGCGAGCCGCCTGAAAACATCGATACCGTGCCTGACCGCAATATTTTGTACCGCTACCATAAAATGGCATGGCACCTTACCATTTGGCCGCAGGTGCACGCTTTCCGCGGATGTCCGCACAACTGCAATTATTGTGCGCTCGTGCGCCATTTCGGCAGGCGCGTGCGTACGCGGTCGCCGCAAAGCGTGATAGAGGATATCAAACAGGCGATCGCTTTCCATGCCCCCAAAGGGCTGCGATGGATCCGGCATGTATTGTGGATCACGGACGACAATTTTTTCGCGGAACGGGATTGGGCGATTTCCGTGCTTAACGCGATCATCGACAGTGGGATCAAGTATTATTTTACGATACAGGCACGCTTTGAAGTTGGATTTGACGATGAAATGCTGGTGCTGCTCCGCAAGGCGGGCGTGATCGAGTTATCCATGGGTATCGAATTTTTGGAAGACGAAGCGTTTGAAACATACCATAAAAAGAGTACGCGGGAAGATATCATACGTTCCATCAAAAATATACAGCGCCATGGAATCTCTGTGCGCGGGCTGTTTATTTTTGGAGCGGACAACCATACGCGCGGCGTGGGAAAACGCCTTGCCGAGTTTGTGATCGAAAACAAAATCAACGGTATGCTCATCCAGTCCATGTGTTTTGTGCCTGGAACCCCTGTGTATGAGCAGGATAAGGAACGCCTGATCCATGAGGACTGGTCGAAATACAACGGGAATGTGGTGCATTACCCAAAGAAGATCACGCCGTATGAGCTCCAGCAGGAAATCGTTGATGCGTCAAACCGTGTGTACACAAAAAGGAGGCTGCTGCATGCCCTGTTCCATGGGTTCTGGATCCATCGTATCCAGTTTTTGGGGGAGTATTTCTGGCAGAAAAGTATTTGCCGCGATCTAAAACAGGAGCTGCCTTACTTAAAGGAAGTATCCCGCCGGCAGGAGGAGCCTGCGGAAAGCCATTGA
- a CDS encoding phosphate ABC transporter substrate-binding protein, producing MKKLIMVTALALASVLALVGCGGNPAAQQPSQAASESAAASEPAVPSESAAAPDEAVSGKVQMSGSTSMETIANALKEAFMDKYPDVTVDVQLGGSSVGVKDVQEGKSDIGNVSRALKADETGLKENKMAIDGIAIVVNPANKVTEISKEDLAKVYTGEINNWKDLGGDDQPIVVIGREASSGTRGAFEELLDVAEKCKYAQELNETGAVKTAVSATPAAIGYVSLEALDDTVTALNVDGAPATEEAIKANEYPLSRPFLMVTAEGELRPEVQAFLDFVMGEEGQAIVADNKLITIS from the coding sequence ATGAAAAAACTAATTATGGTAACAGCTTTGGCACTTGCGTCTGTATTGGCCCTCGTAGGATGCGGCGGGAACCCCGCAGCCCAGCAGCCTTCCCAAGCTGCAAGCGAATCCGCTGCGGCATCCGAGCCGGCAGTGCCGTCGGAATCCGCCGCAGCGCCGGACGAGGCGGTTTCCGGTAAGGTACAGATGTCCGGTTCCACATCGATGGAAACGATCGCCAATGCTTTAAAAGAAGCGTTCATGGACAAATACCCCGATGTGACAGTGGATGTACAGCTGGGCGGTTCTTCGGTAGGCGTGAAGGATGTGCAGGAAGGCAAATCGGATATCGGCAACGTCTCCAGGGCATTAAAAGCAGATGAGACAGGGCTGAAGGAAAACAAAATGGCAATCGACGGGATCGCGATCGTGGTCAACCCTGCAAACAAGGTAACGGAAATCAGCAAGGAAGACCTCGCAAAGGTATATACCGGTGAGATCAACAACTGGAAGGACTTAGGCGGTGACGACCAGCCGATCGTAGTGATCGGCCGTGAAGCATCCTCCGGTACGCGCGGCGCGTTCGAGGAGCTGCTCGATGTGGCGGAAAAGTGCAAATATGCGCAGGAATTGAATGAGACAGGCGCAGTTAAGACGGCGGTATCCGCAACGCCGGCCGCAATTGGATATGTGTCGCTCGAGGCGCTCGACGATACGGTGACCGCCCTCAATGTCGACGGTGCGCCGGCGACGGAAGAAGCGATCAAAGCAAACGAATACCCGCTTTCGAGGCCGTTCCTCATGGTGACGGCGGAAGGTGAACTCCGTCCCGAAGTACAGGCATTCCTCGACTTTGTCATGGGAGAAGAGGGACAGGCGATCGTAGCGGACAATAAGTTGATCACGATTTCATAA